A genomic stretch from Thermostichus vulcanus str. 'Rupite' includes:
- a CDS encoding diguanylate cyclase domain-containing protein produces the protein MGETSNTWPGEDPSVYDTLAPSELWNPQVLYRGRPMQERGRAMLRTLFESVSDGLFILEHLPEGESQGTSQPRYRFLVCNPAFRRMFFLLSGPVEGEDLLSCLTASTAAQIQLHTQHCIKHRRRVSFELSLVDPASTPDQEQTHILIVTLSPVLEGEKPIRQIVGSCQDITERKQVEWALQRSQERLLEQNRALMALTRHKALNQGDLQAALREICTTAAHTLRVERVGVWLYTPERSSIRCVNQFEINQNNPEGSHTQGAEIWAKDYPRYFHALEQERTIAADQVAEDPRTVEFRNSYLTGIGVVSMLDAPIRLEGQMVGILCHGHVGFPRHWTLEEQNFAGSLADLVSLALEISERRQMEEALRQAEERYRNFFENAVEGIFFTDAAGRYLSANPALAQICGYDSPEALMQEVKNVGTQLYVDPSQREEFVRLLHEQGSVRGFEYQIRRRDGSIIWVRENARLVKDGEGNILGYEGISEDITAQKQNLAHIEFRAHHDALTGLVNRERFSDQLQQVLKQYRHEMLALLFVDLDRFKDINDTFGHSVGDDLLRGVAQRLTECVRSGDTVARWGGDEFTLLLPQIGNPIVAMRLAQRILDTFQKPICCQGHAIAVTCSIGIALYPQDGVEACTLLHHADLALYRVKENSRNGFQLYSPINEIPTTVRSTIL, from the coding sequence ATGGGTGAGACTTCGAATACCTGGCCCGGTGAGGATCCCAGCGTCTATGACACGTTGGCACCCAGCGAGCTGTGGAACCCACAGGTGCTGTATCGGGGTCGTCCGATGCAGGAGCGGGGCCGAGCCATGCTACGCACCCTGTTTGAAAGTGTGAGCGATGGACTGTTTATTCTGGAGCATCTCCCAGAAGGAGAAAGTCAGGGCACCTCCCAGCCGCGCTACCGATTTCTTGTCTGTAACCCTGCCTTTCGCAGGATGTTCTTTCTCCTCTCCGGGCCGGTTGAAGGGGAGGACTTACTGTCTTGTCTAACCGCTTCCACAGCAGCCCAGATACAATTGCACACCCAACACTGTATCAAACACCGCAGGCGGGTCAGCTTCGAACTGAGCTTAGTGGATCCCGCCAGTACCCCAGACCAAGAGCAAACCCATATCTTGATTGTGACCCTCTCACCCGTCCTGGAAGGGGAAAAGCCGATTCGCCAAATTGTCGGCTCCTGCCAGGACATCACCGAGCGTAAACAGGTGGAATGGGCCTTGCAACGCAGCCAAGAGCGGTTATTGGAGCAAAATCGCGCTCTGATGGCCCTCACCCGTCACAAGGCCCTCAACCAAGGGGATCTACAGGCGGCTTTGCGGGAGATTTGTACCACGGCTGCCCATACGTTGCGAGTAGAACGGGTGGGGGTTTGGCTTTACACACCGGAACGCTCGAGCATTCGCTGCGTCAATCAATTTGAGATCAACCAGAACAACCCCGAGGGATCCCACACCCAGGGAGCGGAGATCTGGGCCAAAGACTATCCCCGCTATTTTCATGCCTTGGAGCAAGAACGCACCATCGCTGCCGACCAAGTGGCTGAGGATCCCCGCACGGTTGAGTTTCGCAATTCCTACCTGACTGGGATCGGGGTCGTCTCGATGTTGGATGCCCCGATTCGACTCGAAGGGCAGATGGTGGGCATTCTCTGTCACGGTCACGTCGGGTTTCCCCGCCACTGGACGTTAGAGGAACAGAACTTTGCCGGATCCCTGGCGGATTTGGTATCCCTGGCCTTGGAAATCTCAGAACGTCGGCAGATGGAAGAAGCTCTTCGCCAAGCAGAAGAACGTTATCGCAACTTTTTCGAAAATGCTGTCGAGGGAATCTTCTTCACCGATGCCGCAGGCCGCTACCTTTCTGCCAACCCGGCGCTGGCTCAAATCTGTGGCTACGACTCCCCGGAAGCATTGATGCAGGAAGTCAAGAATGTCGGCACTCAGCTTTATGTGGATCCCAGTCAGCGAGAAGAATTTGTACGTCTGTTGCATGAGCAGGGATCCGTGCGCGGCTTCGAGTATCAGATTCGACGGCGGGATGGCTCGATCATTTGGGTACGAGAAAATGCCCGCTTGGTGAAAGATGGCGAAGGGAACATTCTCGGTTACGAAGGCATCTCGGAAGACATTACTGCCCAAAAGCAAAACCTGGCCCACATCGAGTTTCGGGCTCATCATGATGCTCTAACCGGATTGGTTAACCGCGAACGGTTCAGCGATCAATTGCAGCAAGTCCTCAAGCAATACCGCCATGAAATGCTGGCGCTCCTTTTTGTGGATTTGGATCGCTTCAAAGACATCAACGATACCTTTGGCCATAGTGTGGGAGATGATCTGTTGCGGGGGGTTGCCCAGCGCCTGACGGAGTGTGTTCGCTCGGGAGATACGGTAGCCCGCTGGGGAGGAGATGAGTTTACCCTGTTGCTGCCCCAAATTGGTAACCCTATAGTAGCCATGCGTCTGGCCCAACGGATTCTCGATACTTTTCAGAAGCCCATCTGTTGCCAAGGTCATGCCATTGCTGTCACCTGCAGTATTGGCATTGCCCTCTACCCCCAGGATGGGGTGGAGGCGTGTACTCTGCTACACCATGCC
- a CDS encoding Rrf2 family transcriptional regulator, whose protein sequence is MRLTTRATYSIRALLDLAMLGSGQTASVRAIAERQHIPAPYLEKLLIELRQAGLVRSQRGAQGGYQLARAPRRIPLSAILTAVGESLDPVAKEGSDVEGKSSGQGGDQALERLDWVTEALWERIARRVQQVLDETTLEDLYFDARSWQAAQDQESGFVV, encoded by the coding sequence GTGCGCTTGACCACACGGGCTACCTATAGCATCAGGGCACTGCTGGATTTGGCCATGCTCGGATCGGGGCAAACGGCTTCGGTACGGGCCATCGCCGAGCGACAACACATCCCGGCTCCCTATCTGGAAAAGCTGCTGATTGAGCTGCGTCAGGCGGGTTTGGTGCGTTCGCAGCGGGGGGCGCAAGGGGGGTATCAGTTGGCGCGGGCGCCACGCCGGATCCCATTGAGTGCCATTTTGACGGCGGTGGGAGAATCTCTGGATCCCGTGGCCAAAGAAGGTTCTGATGTCGAAGGAAAGTCCTCTGGTCAAGGCGGAGATCAGGCTTTGGAACGGCTGGACTGGGTTACAGAAGCCTTGTGGGAGCGGATTGCACGGCGGGTTCAACAGGTTTTAGACGAGACGACCTTGGAAGATCTCTACTTTGATGCCCGCAGTTGGCAGGCAGCCCAAGATCAGGAGAGTGGGTTTGTGGTCTGA
- the cbiB gene encoding adenosylcobinamide-phosphate synthase CbiB produces MWSEWFFPAQRTAWVVLAASLGLDYLLADPWGWPHPVRVMGAAITVGQRWILKYCRTAQAQRWGGAGLALVLVMGSYGVGWGLMAVGDWIHPWVGILVQIILLASCLGGRSLRLAALEVLDPLEKGDLPGARQRLSRYVGRDTENLSAAEILRAVLETVAENTPDGATAPLFYAFLGGAPLALAYKAVSTLDSMVGYRRAPFTHLGLVSARCEDGLTWLPCRLTVLTLALLSRDPCSFWARCRQDARADPSPNSGWSEAAFAWRLGIQLGGTNVYQGIPKEKPKLGIPARALSPQVVLESLGILRQILLIWGGGMTGILLMPHLLPLVLG; encoded by the coding sequence TTGTGGTCTGAATGGTTTTTCCCGGCTCAACGGACGGCCTGGGTTGTACTGGCTGCATCGCTGGGGCTGGACTATCTGCTGGCGGATCCCTGGGGTTGGCCACACCCAGTGCGAGTGATGGGGGCGGCGATCACGGTCGGGCAGCGGTGGATCCTCAAATACTGTCGCACGGCTCAAGCCCAGCGGTGGGGGGGGGCTGGACTGGCCTTGGTTTTGGTCATGGGATCCTACGGGGTGGGTTGGGGACTCATGGCTGTGGGCGATTGGATTCATCCTTGGGTCGGGATCCTGGTTCAGATCATTCTCCTGGCCAGTTGTTTGGGGGGGCGCAGCCTGCGGTTGGCGGCTTTGGAGGTGTTGGATCCCTTGGAGAAAGGGGATCTGCCGGGGGCTCGGCAACGGCTTAGCCGCTATGTGGGGCGGGATACCGAAAATTTATCGGCAGCAGAGATTTTACGGGCAGTCCTCGAAACGGTAGCGGAAAATACCCCGGATGGGGCAACCGCACCTTTGTTCTACGCTTTCTTGGGCGGGGCCCCCTTGGCACTGGCCTACAAAGCCGTCAGCACCCTGGACTCAATGGTGGGTTATCGTCGGGCTCCCTTTACTCACCTGGGCCTGGTCTCGGCCCGATGTGAAGATGGGTTGACCTGGTTGCCCTGTCGCTTAACGGTGCTGACGTTAGCGCTGCTCAGTCGGGATCCCTGCTCCTTCTGGGCCCGCTGTCGTCAAGATGCGCGGGCGGATCCCAGTCCCAATTCGGGATGGAGTGAGGCGGCCTTTGCCTGGAGGCTGGGGATCCAATTGGGGGGAACCAATGTTTACCAAGGGATCCCAAAAGAGAAACCCAAATTAGGGATCCCAGCTCGAGCTTTATCCCCGCAAGTGGTGCTGGAAAGCTTGGGGATCCTGCGACAGATTTTGCTGATCTGGGGAGGAGGAATGACAGGGATCTTGTTGATGCCGCACTTGCTCCCTCTGGTTTTGGGCTGA
- a CDS encoding FAD-dependent oxidoreductase yields the protein MAGKGSAPLRLGRGQKKTSSRLRERVPLWLGMLSLLGFLGGMGVAGVSRQEVSSLSSGSLPPSEAATPEPPRFTAQGWPLLDPKPQPDQIWECELVVVGGSLGGVAAASHAMRAGIPTCLIELTPWLGGQITSQGVSAIDESLPMRQRGNFSSHWMQFKALLEGQPVELPAWTGIPAGTRVADINSCWVGGLCFPPQAGVKAVETWLEQAAQNAPNSRWATQTAFKGATFSTDGSRIESIYAVQRQPRDPNFVPPGRLWRELNSWYGWGETEVFTKRSVRLQAPPGRQLWVIDATDTGELVGWAGIPYRVGSESRELLGEPNGAPATNPECTQAFTFPFVMAIHDDGGRSKAELAQLQPGYSRAEHRREFDMEGFPTFSGQSFFNYRRIVSKGRTDPFYGTPVPGDMTMVNWNRGNDWGIMNPPLILTEERLLQSGQRHNWLGGLDVSAIKDGENHALLFAEWLMETQSRPGYPLSLLFGEESLMGTRSGLSLYPYIREGRRILGRAAYGQSEFMMREQDIRIGTRGGRDFRPTVVGVTHYAIDIHGCRYRNWEPSFSASSAPINEFSVHPIYIPLEALIPQRIDNLLIGGKGIAVSHIVNAATRVHYGEWTIGSAAGLTVAWLHSQDPSLTPAEIVPQGKMAELQNYLLSRGQRLQW from the coding sequence ATGGCTGGCAAAGGAAGCGCTCCGCTGCGGTTGGGGCGTGGGCAAAAAAAGACTTCGTCCCGCTTACGCGAACGGGTGCCGCTGTGGTTGGGAATGCTGTCCTTGCTGGGCTTCTTGGGGGGAATGGGGGTAGCGGGTGTGTCCCGGCAGGAGGTGAGCTCCCTGTCCTCCGGATCCCTCCCCCCGTCTGAGGCTGCCACACCTGAGCCACCCCGCTTTACGGCCCAGGGCTGGCCACTGCTGGATCCGAAGCCTCAGCCCGATCAGATTTGGGAGTGTGAATTGGTGGTGGTCGGCGGATCCCTGGGGGGTGTGGCAGCAGCCAGTCACGCCATGCGAGCCGGGATCCCAACTTGTTTGATCGAGTTAACCCCTTGGCTCGGTGGGCAGATCACATCACAAGGAGTATCGGCCATTGATGAATCGCTACCGATGCGGCAACGGGGCAATTTTTCCAGCCATTGGATGCAGTTCAAAGCTCTACTGGAAGGTCAGCCAGTCGAGCTACCTGCCTGGACCGGGATCCCTGCCGGAACGCGCGTAGCGGATATCAACAGTTGCTGGGTGGGAGGGTTATGTTTTCCACCCCAGGCTGGGGTCAAAGCAGTAGAGACCTGGCTGGAACAAGCGGCCCAAAATGCTCCCAACAGTCGCTGGGCTACCCAGACCGCCTTTAAGGGGGCCACCTTTAGCACCGATGGATCCCGGATCGAGAGCATTTATGCTGTGCAACGACAACCCCGGGATCCTAATTTTGTGCCGCCAGGGCGCTTGTGGCGCGAGCTGAACAGTTGGTATGGCTGGGGGGAAACAGAGGTTTTTACCAAACGGTCAGTACGCCTACAGGCGCCGCCGGGCCGACAATTGTGGGTTATTGATGCCACCGATACGGGAGAACTGGTGGGCTGGGCAGGGATCCCCTATCGCGTCGGTTCCGAAAGCCGTGAACTGCTGGGGGAACCCAACGGGGCGCCGGCGACGAATCCGGAATGTACCCAAGCTTTTACCTTTCCGTTTGTGATGGCCATTCACGACGATGGCGGTCGCTCCAAAGCCGAACTGGCCCAGCTGCAACCAGGCTATTCCCGCGCCGAGCACCGCCGCGAGTTTGATATGGAAGGGTTTCCCACCTTTAGTGGCCAGAGCTTTTTTAACTACCGCCGCATTGTCAGCAAAGGGCGCACGGATCCCTTTTACGGCACCCCTGTTCCCGGAGATATGACGATGGTGAACTGGAATCGCGGCAACGATTGGGGAATCATGAACCCGCCTCTGATCCTGACAGAAGAACGCCTGCTGCAGTCGGGGCAACGCCACAACTGGTTGGGGGGGCTGGATGTCTCAGCGATCAAAGATGGCGAGAACCACGCTCTCTTGTTTGCCGAATGGTTGATGGAAACCCAAAGCCGGCCAGGCTATCCCCTGTCGCTGCTGTTTGGGGAAGAGTCGTTGATGGGCACCCGTTCCGGCCTCAGCCTTTACCCCTACATCCGCGAAGGGCGGCGCATTCTTGGACGGGCTGCCTACGGCCAGTCGGAATTCATGATGCGAGAGCAGGATATTCGCATTGGCACCAGAGGTGGACGCGATTTCAGGCCGACGGTGGTGGGGGTGACTCACTATGCCATTGACATCCACGGCTGTCGGTATCGCAACTGGGAACCCTCTTTTTCCGCCAGTTCGGCTCCGATTAACGAGTTTTCCGTCCATCCGATTTACATTCCCTTAGAAGCCTTAATTCCTCAGAGGATCGATAACCTCTTGATTGGAGGAAAAGGCATCGCCGTTAGCCATATTGTCAATGCGGCAACCCGGGTTCATTACGGCGAATGGACGATTGGTTCGGCGGCAGGGTTAACGGTGGCTTGGTTGCACAGCCAGGATCCCAGCTTGACGCCCGCCGAGATTGTGCCGCAAGGGAAAATGGCAGAGTTGCAAAATTACTTGCTCTCGCGCGGGCAACGGTTGCAGTGGTAA
- a CDS encoding zinc ribbon domain-containing protein: MRSTNSVLPWVGFKRGKAVVKEQAAGTSQECPKCGEAVRKTLSTRWHECSCGCSMPRDIASALVLRNRFMSAASYREQKRCGAHSAENAPGEVLAGVSFGTSSQDSVNGESPAVRKALAG; the protein is encoded by the coding sequence GTGCGGAGCACTAACTCGGTGCTGCCCTGGGTGGGCTTCAAACGTGGCAAGGCTGTGGTGAAGGAGCAGGCAGCGGGCACCTCTCAGGAGTGCCCTAAGTGTGGGGAAGCCGTTCGCAAAACGCTGTCAACACGTTGGCATGAATGCTCCTGTGGTTGCTCCATGCCTAGGGATATTGCCAGCGCGTTGGTTCTGCGGAACAGATTTATGAGTGCGGCATCCTATCGGGAACAAAAGCGCTGTGGGGCGCACAGTGCTGAAAATGCCCCTGGAGAGGTTCTGGCGGGGGTGTCCTTTGGGACGTCTAGTCAAGACTCTGTGAACGGGGAATCTCCTGCTGTACGCAAAGCGTTAGCGGGATGA
- a CDS encoding RNA-guided endonuclease InsQ/TnpB family protein encodes MMNLTYEYKLKPTQQQAKQINHYLEICRRVWNDALRERKDWMASRKCPVNACSLRSESIIPADAPYPSFKLQCQRLTEAKRLDEDLASVNAQALQQVLRRLDQAFDRRKKLGTGFPRFKKPGQMRSFAFPQLGKTPLNNGAVKLPGLGWVALRQSRPYPEGFMVKQARVVKRASGYYVLLTFQADIAIPAPPLVGPVVAVDVGLEYFLSTSDGLQLERPKFFVDLHRKLKSLQRRLKRKQLGSANWKKAQLKVARLHERIANTRKDFHFKAAHQLCHEADVIVVEDLNLINLSRGMLGKHMLDAGHGQFLIA; translated from the coding sequence ATGATGAACTTGACGTATGAGTACAAGCTAAAACCGACTCAGCAGCAGGCCAAACAGATCAACCACTATCTGGAGATATGCCGTAGGGTCTGGAATGATGCTCTGAGAGAGCGCAAAGACTGGATGGCTTCTCGCAAATGTCCGGTCAATGCCTGCTCTCTGCGTAGCGAGTCCATCATCCCGGCAGACGCGCCATACCCCAGCTTTAAGCTGCAATGCCAACGGCTGACTGAGGCAAAGCGGCTTGATGAGGATCTAGCTTCTGTCAATGCCCAGGCATTGCAGCAGGTTTTGAGGCGCTTAGACCAAGCCTTTGACCGTCGCAAAAAGTTGGGGACTGGGTTCCCCCGGTTCAAAAAGCCGGGACAGATGCGGTCGTTTGCGTTCCCTCAACTGGGCAAGACTCCCCTGAACAATGGGGCAGTTAAGTTGCCTGGGTTGGGGTGGGTCGCCCTTCGTCAGTCACGGCCATACCCAGAGGGTTTCATGGTCAAGCAAGCCAGGGTGGTCAAGCGGGCCTCTGGCTATTACGTCCTGCTCACTTTTCAGGCGGATATTGCTATCCCAGCACCACCGTTGGTGGGGCCTGTGGTTGCCGTAGATGTGGGCCTGGAATACTTTCTTTCCACCTCAGATGGGCTTCAACTAGAGCGCCCCAAGTTTTTCGTGGATCTGCACCGCAAGCTTAAATCGCTGCAACGCAGACTGAAGCGGAAACAGCTTGGGTCGGCGAACTGGAAAAAGGCTCAGCTCAAGGTGGCACGGCTGCATGAGCGGATTGCCAATACCCGCAAAGACTTCCACTTCAAGGCAGCTCACCAACTTTGTCATGAAGCTGATGTGATTGTGGTTGAGGACTTGAACCTGATTAACCTCAGTCGCGGCATGTTGGGCAAACACATGCTGGATGCCGGCCACGGTCAGTTTCTGATCGCGTAG
- a CDS encoding SBBP repeat-containing protein, whose protein sequence is MAWILTRSNPASDFAPTRNPANLSSVLWTRQFGTHHDDWATSMAVDQQGNILVSGYRRASQCSAYTACG, encoded by the coding sequence GTGGCTTGGATCTTGACTCGTAGTAATCCCGCCTCGGACTTCGCCCCAACCCGAAATCCGGCCAATCTCAGTTCAGTTCTTTGGACCCGGCAGTTCGGAACCCACCATGATGACTGGGCTACTTCCATGGCAGTGGATCAACAGGGAAACATCCTGGTCTCGGGCTACCGGAGAGCATCGCAGTGCTCCGCCTATACCGCTTGCGGTTAG
- a CDS encoding argininosuccinate synthase, producing the protein MGRAKKVVLAYSGGVDTSVCIPYLIHEWGVESVVTLAVDLGQGAELDAIQAKALTAGAEQSLVRDAIRELITDYAFPAIQANALYENRYPLSTALARPLIAKLLVEVAEEVGADAVAHGCTGKGNDQVRFDLAITALNPKLKVLAPAREWGMTREATIAYGERFGLPSPVKKSSPYSIDLNILGRSAEAGILEDANLEPPEEVYALTKSVQDAPADPTYVEIEFEQGIPVGLDGERLDPKMLFEQLNLLAGANGVGRIDMVENRLVGIKSREIYECPALLVLIQAHRELESLTLTRDVTHYKYGIETTYSQLVYNGLWYSPLRDALDGFIHATQKTVTGVVRMRLHKGQAVCVGRSSPYSLYNAELATYGEGDQFDHKAAEGFIYIWGLPTRVWSQSQRG; encoded by the coding sequence ATGGGACGGGCGAAGAAGGTGGTGTTGGCCTATTCGGGTGGGGTGGATACTTCGGTCTGTATCCCCTACCTGATTCACGAGTGGGGGGTGGAATCGGTGGTGACCTTGGCCGTGGACCTAGGGCAAGGGGCGGAACTGGACGCGATTCAAGCCAAAGCCCTGACCGCTGGGGCCGAACAATCCTTAGTGCGCGATGCCATTCGGGAACTGATCACCGACTACGCTTTCCCGGCCATTCAAGCCAATGCCCTCTACGAAAATCGCTATCCCCTCTCCACCGCGCTGGCCCGGCCCTTGATCGCCAAACTGTTGGTGGAAGTGGCGGAGGAAGTGGGCGCCGATGCGGTGGCCCACGGTTGCACCGGCAAAGGCAACGACCAAGTGCGTTTTGATCTGGCCATTACCGCCCTTAATCCAAAGCTGAAGGTGTTAGCGCCGGCCCGTGAATGGGGCATGACCCGCGAAGCAACCATTGCCTACGGGGAGCGGTTCGGGCTCCCTTCGCCGGTGAAAAAATCCAGCCCCTACAGCATCGATCTCAATATTTTGGGCCGCAGTGCCGAAGCCGGGATCCTAGAGGATGCCAACCTAGAACCACCGGAAGAAGTCTATGCCCTCACCAAATCGGTGCAGGATGCGCCAGCGGATCCCACCTACGTGGAGATTGAGTTTGAGCAAGGGATCCCTGTGGGCTTGGATGGCGAGCGGCTGGATCCGAAGATGCTGTTTGAACAGTTGAACCTTTTGGCAGGCGCCAATGGGGTCGGGCGCATCGACATGGTAGAAAATCGCCTTGTCGGAATTAAATCTCGTGAAATCTACGAGTGCCCCGCTCTGCTGGTGCTCATCCAGGCCCATCGTGAGTTGGAAAGCCTGACGTTGACCCGCGATGTTACCCATTACAAGTACGGCATTGAAACCACCTACAGCCAACTGGTTTACAACGGTCTCTGGTATTCTCCACTGCGGGATGCTTTGGATGGATTTATCCATGCCACCCAAAAAACCGTTACCGGCGTTGTGCGCATGCGCTTACATAAGGGACAAGCGGTGTGTGTGGGGCGTTCGTCTCCTTACTCCCTCTACAACGCTGAACTGGCCACTTATGGGGAAGGGGATCAGTTTGATCACAAGGCTGCTGAAGGCTTCATCTATATTTGGGGCCTGCCCACCCGCGTTTGGTCACAATCGCAACGGGGCTGA
- the ahcY gene encoding adenosylhomocysteinase, with the protein MTTATLSLPKHEVKDLGLAPLGKQRIEWAAREMQVLAQIRERFAQEKPFAGIRLVACCHVTTETANLALALQAGGADSVLIASNPLSTQDDVAASLVSDYGISVFAIKGEDVATYHRHVQIALDHRPNIIIDDGSDVTAELVQHRKGQLADIIGTTEETTTGIVRLKAMFKAGVLSFPVMTVNDAETKHFFDNRYGTGQSTLDGILRCTNILLAGKTVVVAGYGWCAKGVAMRARGMGSQVIVTEVNPVRALEAVMDGFRVMPMSEAAPLGDIFITVTGNKHVIRGEHFDRMKDGAMVCNSGHFDIEVDLVALEERTTSRQVVRPFTEEFRLKSGKSVVVLGEGRLINLAAAEGHPASVMDMSFANQALGCEYLVKNKGNLAPGLHPIPVEVDQEIAALKLKAMGIQIDSLTPEQIEYGNSWTAGT; encoded by the coding sequence ATGACCACCGCTACCCTGTCTCTTCCCAAGCATGAGGTGAAAGACCTCGGCCTTGCCCCGCTTGGTAAACAGCGTATCGAATGGGCGGCCCGGGAGATGCAGGTGTTGGCCCAAATCCGCGAGCGTTTTGCCCAGGAAAAACCCTTCGCCGGGATCCGCCTGGTGGCCTGCTGCCATGTCACCACCGAAACCGCCAACTTGGCCTTGGCCCTGCAAGCAGGCGGAGCTGACAGTGTACTCATTGCCAGCAACCCCCTCTCCACCCAAGATGATGTGGCCGCTAGTTTAGTCTCAGACTATGGCATTTCTGTTTTTGCCATTAAGGGAGAAGACGTTGCCACCTACCATCGGCATGTGCAGATTGCTCTGGATCACCGCCCCAACATCATTATTGACGATGGCAGCGATGTTACTGCCGAGCTGGTTCAGCACCGCAAAGGGCAACTGGCCGATATTATTGGTACCACCGAGGAAACCACAACAGGGATTGTCCGCCTCAAGGCCATGTTCAAAGCAGGGGTGCTCAGCTTCCCGGTTATGACTGTCAATGATGCGGAGACCAAGCACTTTTTCGACAACCGCTACGGTACCGGCCAGTCCACCCTCGATGGCATTTTGCGCTGCACCAACATTCTCTTGGCCGGCAAAACAGTGGTGGTGGCTGGGTACGGCTGGTGCGCCAAAGGGGTAGCGATGCGGGCCCGTGGTATGGGATCCCAGGTGATCGTGACGGAAGTGAACCCGGTGCGGGCGCTGGAGGCGGTGATGGATGGCTTCCGGGTGATGCCCATGAGTGAGGCTGCTCCCCTGGGGGATATCTTCATTACCGTCACGGGCAACAAGCATGTGATTCGCGGTGAGCATTTTGACCGGATGAAAGATGGAGCCATGGTCTGCAACTCTGGCCACTTCGACATTGAAGTTGACTTGGTGGCTTTGGAGGAACGCACGACCTCACGGCAGGTGGTACGCCCCTTTACGGAGGAGTTTCGCCTCAAGTCCGGCAAGTCGGTGGTGGTCTTGGGGGAGGGTCGCTTGATCAACCTAGCCGCTGCTGAAGGGCACCCCGCCAGTGTCATGGACATGAGCTTTGCCAACCAAGCCCTCGGTTGTGAATACCTGGTCAAAAACAAGGGGAACTTGGCTCCTGGGCTGCACCCGATCCCGGTGGAGGTGGATCAAGAGATCGCCGCTTTGAAACTGAAGGCGATGGGGATCCAAATCGACAGCCTCACCCCAGAACAAATCGAGTATGGCAATTCTTGGACAGCTGGGACTTAA
- the ruvX gene encoding Holliday junction resolvase RuvX, with the protein MFTNLTYSATGDPVAALGLDVGNRRIGIAGCDRMGLLVTGLGVIQRRSLSEDIAQIQSWIQRRQANILVVGMPLLADGTVGSQARKVQRFVRALQKAVDLPIETVNEYLSTVQAEWDLQAAGIPAKSQKPLIDQQAAAVILQTWLDQRRSQPPLPADRTEGLDIALS; encoded by the coding sequence ATGTTCACAAACCTGACCTATTCTGCCACAGGGGATCCCGTTGCCGCGCTGGGCTTGGATGTAGGCAATCGCCGCATTGGCATAGCGGGATGTGATCGGATGGGTTTGCTGGTCACTGGATTGGGGGTGATTCAGCGACGCTCTCTCTCAGAAGATATTGCCCAAATTCAGTCTTGGATCCAGCGTCGTCAGGCCAACATCCTGGTGGTGGGGATGCCGCTGTTGGCGGATGGAACGGTTGGATCCCAGGCTCGTAAGGTGCAGCGGTTTGTGCGGGCTTTGCAAAAGGCTGTGGATCTGCCCATCGAAACGGTGAATGAATACCTCAGCACCGTCCAAGCGGAGTGGGATCTGCAGGCCGCTGGGATCCCGGCCAAAAGCCAGAAGCCCCTCATCGATCAACAGGCGGCAGCCGTGATTTTACAAACCTGGCTGGATCAGCGCCGTTCTCAACCGCCTCTGCCTGCCGACAGGACAGAGGGCCTCGATATTGCTCTCAGCTAG